The Hypanus sabinus isolate sHypSab1 chromosome 1, sHypSab1.hap1, whole genome shotgun sequence genome contains a region encoding:
- the cd79a gene encoding B-cell antigen receptor complex-associated protein alpha chain, with amino-acid sequence MVGLSIPGLLLTMAFISGAEVKIPPPTIRAEFGKTASLPCHLESEDNIFWEKRAYNSSKWDTVSEGKQLILENVGLRDLGIYRCRNSSNDTSCEIGLRVYRMPYSRLINLKDSEKNIILMVEGILLLSFVIIPGTILLRKKSQRSLQERIQRYKEENENLYQGLNQEDQATYEDITRGQQSMYQDVANCRRSAVDLEKP; translated from the exons GGGCTGAGGTGAAAATTCCACCACCCACTATCCGAGCTGAGTTTGGGAAAACAGCCAGCCTGCCTTGTCATCTTGAGTCTGAGGATAACATCTTCTGGGAAAAGAGGGCCTACAACAGTTCCAAATGGGACACTGTCTCAGAAGGCAAGCAGCTCATCTTGGAGAACGTGGGTTTGAGAGACCTTGGCATTTACCGCTGTCGCAATTCAAGCAATGACACCTCTTGTGAGATCGGGCTGCGAGTCTATA GGATGCCTTACTCAAGACTCATCAACCTCAAGGATTCAGAGAAGAATATcatcctgatggtggaggggattcTTCTGCTGAGTTTTGTTATCATCCCTGGGACAATCCTTCTACGAAAG AAGTCTCAGAGGAGTCTACAGGAGAGAATTCAGCGCTATAAGGAGGAAAATGAGAACTTGTATCAG GGCCTGAATCAGGAAGACCAGGCAACGTACGAGGACATCACCCGAGGGCAGCAGAGCATGTACCAGGATGTGGCCAACTGCCGCCGCAGTGCTGTCGATCTGGAGAAGCCCTGA